From one Streptomyces sp. NBC_01478 genomic stretch:
- a CDS encoding LLM class flavin-dependent oxidoreductase yields the protein MPRRLHLNAFLMNTGHHEASWRLPESNPYAHVELDHYTHLARIAERGTFDSLFLADGPQLWSNLAQRPAGALEPLTLLTALATATEHIGLIATASTSYNSPYNLARKFASLDIISGGRAGWNIVTTAGAEAARNFGLAHEPAHAERYARAAEFLDVALKLWDSWEDDAIVADKAAGVWGDDTKIHPPHHQGTYFSVEGALNVPRSPQGYPLLVQAGSSEDGKAFAARYAEAVFTAQQTLADAQDFYQDLKSRTAAAGRDPEHIKVLPGIVPVIGGTEAEARANERLLEDHIVYTHGVDHLERLLQLPSGTLELDAPLPAGLPPEDAIEGAKSRYTLVVELARRDRLTVRQLIGRLGGGRGHLTFAGTPEQVADAIESWFTQGAADGFNIMPAVLPSGLDAFVDHVVPLLRTRGLLRTEYGPRTTLRERYGLPRPANQYTRPAQPALV from the coding sequence ATGCCCCGCCGTCTCCACCTCAACGCCTTCCTCATGAACACCGGGCACCACGAGGCCTCCTGGCGCCTCCCGGAGAGCAACCCCTACGCCCACGTCGAGCTGGACCACTACACACACCTCGCCCGGATCGCGGAGCGCGGCACCTTCGACTCCCTCTTCCTGGCCGACGGACCGCAGTTGTGGAGCAACCTGGCCCAACGACCGGCGGGCGCACTGGAACCGCTCACGCTGCTCACCGCGTTGGCGACGGCCACCGAGCACATAGGCCTGATTGCCACGGCCTCGACGTCCTACAACTCCCCCTACAACCTGGCCCGCAAGTTCGCCTCGCTCGACATCATCAGCGGCGGCCGGGCCGGCTGGAACATCGTCACCACCGCCGGTGCCGAGGCCGCCCGTAACTTCGGTCTGGCGCACGAGCCCGCGCATGCCGAACGGTACGCACGGGCCGCCGAGTTCCTCGATGTGGCGTTGAAGCTCTGGGACAGTTGGGAGGACGACGCGATCGTCGCCGACAAGGCGGCGGGGGTGTGGGGCGACGACACGAAGATCCACCCGCCCCACCACCAGGGGACGTACTTCAGCGTCGAGGGCGCCCTCAACGTGCCCCGCTCACCCCAGGGTTACCCGCTGCTCGTGCAGGCCGGGTCGAGCGAGGACGGCAAGGCGTTCGCGGCCCGGTACGCGGAGGCCGTGTTCACCGCGCAGCAGACCCTCGCCGACGCGCAGGACTTCTACCAGGACCTCAAGTCCCGTACGGCGGCGGCCGGTCGGGACCCCGAGCACATCAAGGTGCTGCCCGGCATCGTCCCGGTGATCGGCGGGACGGAGGCCGAGGCCCGCGCGAACGAGCGGCTGCTGGAGGACCACATCGTGTACACGCACGGCGTGGACCATCTGGAGCGGCTGCTCCAACTACCCTCCGGCACGCTGGAGTTGGACGCCCCGCTGCCCGCCGGCCTTCCGCCCGAGGACGCCATCGAAGGCGCCAAGAGCCGCTACACCCTCGTCGTCGAACTCGCCCGCCGGGACCGGCTCACCGTGCGGCAGTTGATCGGCCGGCTCGGTGGCGGGCGCGGGCATCTCACCTTCGCCGGTACGCCGGAACAGGTCGCCGACGCGATCGAGTCCTGGTTCACGCAGGGTGCCGCCGACGGCTTCAACATCATGCCCGCGGTCCTGCCGTCCGGCCTCGACGCCTTCGTCGACCACGTCGTCCCGCTCCTGCGCACCCGCGGTCTGCTCCGCACGGAGTACGGCCCGCGCACCACCCTCCGGGAGCGCTACGGCCTCCCCCGCCCCGCCAACCAGTACACCCGACCCGCCCAACCCGCCCTCGTCTGA
- a CDS encoding LPXTG cell wall anchor domain-containing protein, with product MVLSFTASADDQGPGSSKGGKVMEAAPAGVKLTTLLPEKISVDNSSKKTAITATVKNEGTKTSGELNLLVVGFDGLKVTHVQGCSAIGEKDLPPGSNSGFTCPVGALAAGSSKSYAVDATYDLGKAGKICLPVVSADGKKTFWQQGPVPFGTTNPSPNAPATPLLLGTDNKPVAPGGDTLPKTGVGADVLPLGAAGAALIAAGAAGLHWSQRRPRQPLES from the coding sequence ATGGTCCTTTCCTTCACCGCTTCGGCGGATGACCAGGGACCGGGGAGCAGCAAAGGCGGAAAGGTGATGGAGGCGGCTCCGGCGGGTGTGAAACTGACCACGCTCCTGCCGGAAAAGATCTCGGTCGACAACAGTTCGAAAAAGACGGCGATCACCGCCACCGTGAAGAACGAGGGGACCAAAACGAGCGGCGAACTCAATCTCCTGGTCGTCGGTTTCGACGGCCTCAAGGTCACGCATGTGCAGGGCTGTTCGGCGATCGGTGAGAAGGATCTGCCGCCCGGTTCGAACAGCGGATTCACCTGCCCTGTCGGCGCTCTCGCCGCGGGCAGTTCGAAGTCGTACGCCGTCGACGCGACGTACGACCTGGGCAAGGCCGGGAAGATCTGTCTGCCGGTGGTGTCCGCCGACGGCAAGAAGACGTTCTGGCAGCAGGGCCCGGTCCCGTTCGGTACGACGAACCCGTCACCGAACGCGCCGGCCACCCCGTTGCTGCTCGGCACCGACAACAAGCCGGTGGCGCCGGGCGGCGACACGCTGCCCAAGACGGGGGTCGGCGCCGACGTGCTGCCGCTGGGCGCGGCCGGTGCGGCGCTGATCGCGGCGGGCGCGGCGGGCCTGCACTGGTCGCAGCGACGGCCGAGGCAGCCTCTGGAGAGCTGA
- a CDS encoding ROK family transcriptional regulator, whose product MPRNAAPLLRSPVPRAADSDRRRTNASVILRSVLEHGPVARSTISRLTGLSPASVTDYCARFAELGLIRESATPERSGGVGRPHVPVDLDGTRFIVGGVHVAVPYTTVALLDLRGRVLAERRLRHDTAAGRTEPARVLARAADGLGALFAEAAGCTPLGVGVAAGGWVDRDSGTIVEHPLLNWREVPVRELLGARTGLPVHVDGHARALVNAERLFGRAARGSRSVLHLFVGNVVDAAFATNDEVHHGPRSQAGAIAHLPLRGGTEPCGCGRVGCLQVELSERTLCRRAREAGIVDGVNPTHVVAAAERGDPLAVRLLTQRARMVGRAAGLLLDILNPETVVVTELGVMRREDCLRALREEVGDGRASAVVPTSFPDSVLAVAGGSVLLDVLYRDPLSVSPSASPGRI is encoded by the coding sequence ATGCCCCGTAACGCGGCACCTCTTCTCCGCTCCCCCGTACCCCGCGCCGCCGACAGCGACCGGCGGCGCACCAACGCGAGTGTCATCCTGCGGTCCGTGCTGGAGCACGGGCCGGTGGCCCGCTCCACCATCTCGCGGCTGACCGGGCTGTCCCCGGCGTCGGTGACCGACTACTGCGCCCGCTTCGCCGAACTCGGCCTGATCCGCGAGTCGGCCACCCCCGAGCGGTCGGGAGGTGTGGGCCGACCCCATGTGCCCGTCGACCTGGACGGCACACGGTTCATCGTGGGCGGGGTCCATGTGGCCGTGCCCTATACGACCGTGGCGCTGCTGGATCTGCGCGGGCGGGTGCTGGCCGAGCGGCGGCTGCGGCACGACACCGCGGCCGGCCGCACCGAGCCTGCCCGGGTACTGGCCCGGGCCGCGGACGGGCTGGGCGCGCTGTTCGCGGAGGCCGCCGGATGCACCCCGCTCGGGGTCGGCGTGGCCGCCGGCGGCTGGGTCGACCGGGACTCCGGGACCATCGTCGAACATCCGCTGCTCAACTGGCGTGAGGTGCCGGTGCGCGAGCTCCTCGGCGCCCGCACCGGGCTCCCGGTCCATGTCGACGGCCACGCACGGGCGTTGGTGAACGCGGAGCGCCTGTTCGGGCGGGCGGCCCGCGGCAGCCGTAGCGTGCTGCATCTCTTCGTCGGCAATGTGGTCGACGCGGCCTTCGCCACCAACGACGAGGTGCACCACGGCCCTCGGTCCCAGGCCGGGGCGATCGCGCATCTGCCGCTGCGCGGCGGCACGGAACCGTGCGGCTGCGGGCGCGTCGGCTGCCTCCAAGTCGAGCTGAGCGAACGGACGTTGTGCCGTCGGGCCCGGGAGGCGGGGATCGTCGACGGGGTGAACCCGACCCATGTCGTGGCCGCGGCCGAACGCGGAGACCCGCTCGCCGTACGGCTGTTGACGCAGCGGGCGCGGATGGTCGGGCGGGCGGCCGGGCTGCTGCTCGACATCCTCAACCCGGAGACGGTGGTCGTCACCGAGCTGGGGGTGATGCGGCGGGAGGACTGCCTGCGCGCGCTGCGCGAGGAGGTCGGTGACGGACGGGCGTCGGCTGTCGTGCCGACGAGTTTCCCGGATTCCGTGCTGGCGGTTGCGGGTGGTTCGGTGCTGCTGGACGTGCTGTACCGGGATCCGCTGAGCGTGTCACCGAGCGCTTCACCGGGGCGTATTTAA
- a CDS encoding serine/threonine-protein kinase yields the protein MTGRYRLVESIGQGGMGRVWRAADEMLHRQVAVKEMRIDGLDAEDTRTRRERTLREARATARIDHPNVVRVYDVVDEGERLWIVMELIAGRSLERILADDGALGPREVARIGLGLVAALRQVHAGGVLHRDIKPGNVLVESRAQRVVLTDFGIAAIQDAKALTMVGMLVGSPDYMAPERISGRPQGPPSDLWSLGATLCAALGGRSPFSRDTTLATLHAVLYEEPELPSAAGPLREVLAELLEKDPSVRPGLEEVEEALTPVAFPVEREEAEGEEAEEPGSVEPESAQEPETPEAYRESPTPAFLEPSLVRAARDPRVYDPDPDPVEDAIPTQRPAVEPNSPPSALRKPGVSLARTEQTEHPGQAEPAAEKAELVPPAQPADPAEALTERKPIPLPAHPPAPRPAPPRPALGPHPARLPRGPAAPPPGSELPGPAQPFTRRRTHRRRTGLIAAAAVVVVGAVLGTILTNSGGSTGTSATPSASSSSSSSSTSAEPSTSPPATVEGTSRPRTLPPGTHREAGGFAWATPVGWRRDLKTGAEVHYTSPDGGQELVGKSSLARGDLMETWEASERNAQQGADYRKIRLDRTTFRGRPAVIWEYTFTLKGVAWHARLLGFDEDGKSYQINTWYQPDVETRALKTYDKVKNSFVVL from the coding sequence GTGACCGGGCGCTATCGGCTGGTCGAAAGTATCGGCCAGGGGGGAATGGGGCGGGTGTGGCGAGCCGCCGACGAAATGCTGCACCGGCAGGTCGCGGTCAAGGAAATGCGCATAGACGGCCTCGACGCGGAGGACACCCGCACCCGCCGTGAGCGCACCCTGCGCGAGGCCAGGGCGACGGCCCGCATCGACCACCCCAACGTCGTGCGGGTCTACGACGTCGTGGACGAGGGCGAACGCCTGTGGATCGTCATGGAGTTGATCGCCGGGCGCTCCCTGGAACGCATCCTCGCGGACGACGGCGCGCTCGGCCCGCGCGAGGTCGCCCGTATCGGACTCGGCCTGGTGGCCGCGCTGCGCCAGGTGCACGCGGGAGGCGTCCTGCACCGCGACATCAAACCCGGCAACGTCCTCGTCGAGAGCCGCGCCCAACGGGTCGTGCTCACGGACTTCGGCATCGCCGCGATCCAGGACGCCAAGGCGCTCACCATGGTCGGCATGCTCGTCGGCTCGCCCGACTACATGGCCCCCGAGCGGATCTCCGGCCGCCCACAGGGACCGCCCTCCGACCTCTGGTCCCTCGGCGCGACCCTCTGCGCGGCACTCGGAGGCCGCTCACCGTTCTCCCGCGACACCACCCTGGCGACCTTGCACGCGGTGCTGTACGAGGAGCCCGAACTCCCGTCGGCGGCAGGTCCGTTGAGGGAGGTACTGGCCGAGCTGCTGGAGAAGGACCCCTCGGTCCGGCCGGGGCTGGAGGAGGTCGAGGAGGCGCTGACGCCGGTCGCGTTTCCGGTGGAAAGGGAGGAGGCGGAGGGGGAGGAGGCTGAAGAACCGGGTTCGGTGGAACCGGAGTCGGCGCAGGAGCCCGAGACTCCCGAGGCCTACCGGGAGTCGCCCACCCCGGCCTTCCTGGAACCGTCGCTCGTCCGCGCGGCACGCGATCCCCGGGTGTACGACCCTGATCCCGACCCCGTCGAGGACGCGATACCGACGCAGCGTCCCGCCGTCGAGCCCAACTCCCCGCCGTCCGCTCTCCGCAAGCCGGGTGTCTCCCTCGCCCGCACCGAGCAGACCGAGCACCCCGGCCAAGCCGAACCCGCCGCCGAAAAGGCCGAGCTGGTCCCACCGGCTCAACCCGCCGACCCCGCCGAAGCGTTGACCGAGCGAAAGCCCATCCCCCTCCCGGCCCACCCACCTGCCCCGCGCCCGGCGCCACCGCGCCCCGCCCTCGGCCCGCACCCCGCCCGCCTGCCCCGAGGCCCCGCCGCTCCACCGCCTGGCAGTGAACTCCCGGGCCCCGCCCAGCCGTTCACCCGCCGCCGCACCCACCGTCGCCGTACCGGACTCATCGCCGCCGCGGCCGTAGTGGTCGTAGGTGCGGTCCTCGGCACGATCCTCACCAACTCCGGTGGCTCGACCGGTACTTCAGCAACCCCGTCGGCTTCGTCGAGTTCATCGAGTTCATCGACTTCGGCTGAACCGTCCACTTCCCCGCCCGCCACGGTCGAGGGCACCTCCCGCCCCCGGACCCTCCCCCCTGGCACGCACCGCGAGGCGGGCGGGTTCGCGTGGGCCACGCCCGTCGGATGGCGGCGGGATCTGAAGACGGGGGCCGAGGTGCACTACACCTCCCCGGACGGCGGCCAGGAGCTGGTCGGCAAGTCGTCCCTCGCCCGCGGTGACCTGATGGAGACGTGGGAGGCCTCGGAGCGGAACGCCCAACAGGGGGCGGACTACCGGAAGATCCGCCTCGACAGGACGACGTTCCGCGGCCGGCCGGCGGTGATCTGGGAGTACACGTTCACGCTCAAGGGCGTCGCCTGGCACGCCCGGCTGCTCGGCTTCGACGAGGACGGGAAGTCGTACCAGATCAACACCTGGTACCAGCCGGACGTGGAGACCCGGGCCCTGAAGACCTACGACAAGGTCAAGAACAGCTTCGTCGTGCTGTGA
- a CDS encoding amino acid permease yields the protein MTDGSGLQAGLKNRHLSMIAIGGVIGAGLFVGSSSGIATAGPGILLSYALVGTLVVLVMRMLGEMSAANPTSGSFSAHADRALGRWAGFSIGWLYWFFWVVVLAVEATAGAKILEGWIPAVPQWGWALIVMVVLTATNLVSVGSYGEFEFWFAGIKVVAIGAFIVVGALAVFGVLPGAHTDKAGVGNLTDHGGFLPNGPGAILTGVLLVVFSFMGSEIATLAAGESEDPQRAVTKSTNSIIWRIGVFYLGSILVVVCLLPWNDPSIKEQGSYVAALDSLGIAHAGQIMNFIVLTSVLSCLNSGLYTASRMAFSLGGRGDAPAAFARTTSRGVPMAAIIASVVFGFVAVFFNYAFPDTVFLFLVNSSGAVALFVWLVICASQLRLRRIIERESPEKLVVRMWLFPYLTWATIALIVFVLGYMLTDTEGESSGRTTVLLSLAVALAVVAVSVVKERVRGGQAVTAADADPDKVSVS from the coding sequence ATGACTGATGGTTCCGGCCTCCAGGCAGGGCTCAAGAACCGACATCTGTCGATGATCGCGATCGGTGGCGTCATCGGCGCCGGTCTGTTCGTCGGTTCCAGTTCCGGCATCGCGACCGCGGGACCCGGCATCCTTCTCTCCTACGCGCTCGTCGGCACGCTCGTGGTGCTGGTGATGCGCATGCTCGGTGAGATGTCCGCCGCGAACCCCACTTCCGGCTCGTTCTCCGCACACGCCGACCGCGCGCTCGGCCGCTGGGCCGGTTTCTCGATCGGCTGGCTGTACTGGTTCTTCTGGGTCGTCGTGCTCGCCGTCGAGGCGACCGCCGGCGCCAAGATCCTCGAAGGGTGGATCCCCGCCGTACCGCAGTGGGGGTGGGCGCTCATCGTGATGGTGGTGCTGACCGCCACGAACCTCGTATCGGTCGGCTCCTACGGCGAGTTCGAGTTCTGGTTCGCCGGGATCAAGGTCGTCGCGATCGGCGCGTTCATCGTCGTCGGCGCGCTGGCGGTCTTCGGCGTGCTGCCCGGCGCCCACACCGACAAGGCCGGTGTCGGCAACCTCACCGACCACGGCGGCTTCCTGCCGAACGGCCCCGGCGCGATCCTGACCGGCGTCCTGCTGGTCGTCTTCTCCTTCATGGGCAGCGAGATCGCGACCCTGGCCGCCGGCGAGTCCGAGGACCCGCAGCGCGCGGTCACCAAGTCGACCAACAGCATCATCTGGCGGATCGGCGTCTTCTACCTCGGCTCGATCCTCGTCGTCGTCTGTCTGCTCCCGTGGAACGACCCGTCGATCAAGGAGCAGGGCTCGTACGTCGCCGCCCTCGACTCCCTCGGCATCGCGCACGCCGGTCAGATCATGAACTTCATCGTGCTGACCTCGGTGCTGTCCTGCCTCAACTCCGGTCTCTACACGGCCTCCCGCATGGCGTTCTCGCTCGGCGGCCGCGGTGACGCGCCGGCCGCGTTCGCCCGGACGACCTCCCGCGGTGTGCCGATGGCGGCGATCATCGCCTCCGTCGTCTTCGGGTTCGTCGCCGTCTTCTTCAACTACGCCTTCCCGGACACCGTCTTCCTCTTCCTCGTCAACTCCTCAGGCGCGGTCGCCCTGTTCGTGTGGCTGGTCATCTGCGCGTCGCAGCTCCGCCTGCGCCGGATCATCGAGCGCGAGTCGCCGGAGAAGCTCGTCGTACGGATGTGGCTGTTCCCGTATCTGACCTGGGCGACGATCGCCCTGATCGTGTTCGTCCTCGGCTACATGCTCACCGACACGGAGGGCGAGAGCAGCGGCCGTACGACCGTTCTGCTGTCCCTGGCGGTCGCGTTGGCCGTGGTGGCGGTCTCGGTGGTCAAGGAGCGGGTGCGGGGCGGACAGGCGGTCACGGCCGCCGACGCGGACCCGGACAAGGTGTCGGTGAGCTAA
- a CDS encoding ABC transporter permease, with product MTAVTTSTTTATSVPVTAVEEKAAVRRRGRRRGLAPGKRLPASRVIGPALFFALWALASAAGQLDPAAIPAPWTVLRTAGRLWTSGTLPTDMLTSLERAAYGFALGLTAGVVLALAAGLSRVGEALIDGTVQLNRAIPTLGLIPLFILWLGIGETFKIAIIAIVVYIPIYLNLHAALSGIDHRYVELAEVQGLSRLRFIRQIVIPGALPGFFVGLRLGVTGSWLSLVVLEQINATSGLGYMMFQAQNYGQSDVILVGLLIYGVFGLVSDSAVRLVERRVLSWRRTLSS from the coding sequence GTGACGGCCGTGACGACCTCGACGACCACTGCAACCAGCGTGCCGGTGACCGCCGTTGAGGAGAAGGCGGCGGTAAGGCGGCGCGGGCGGCGGCGCGGCCTCGCCCCCGGCAAGCGGCTGCCCGCCTCCCGGGTCATCGGCCCCGCGCTCTTCTTCGCCCTGTGGGCCCTCGCCTCCGCCGCCGGGCAGTTGGACCCGGCGGCGATCCCGGCGCCCTGGACGGTGCTGCGGACCGCCGGACGGCTGTGGACGTCCGGCACGCTCCCCACGGACATGCTGACCTCGCTGGAACGCGCCGCCTACGGCTTCGCCCTCGGCCTCACCGCCGGTGTCGTCCTCGCGCTGGCCGCCGGGCTGAGCCGGGTCGGCGAGGCGCTGATCGACGGGACCGTGCAGCTCAACCGGGCGATCCCGACCCTCGGCCTCATCCCGCTGTTCATCCTCTGGCTGGGCATCGGCGAGACCTTCAAGATCGCCATCATCGCGATCGTCGTCTACATCCCGATCTACCTCAACCTGCATGCCGCGCTGTCCGGCATCGACCACCGCTATGTCGAACTCGCCGAGGTCCAGGGCCTGTCGAGGCTCCGGTTCATCCGCCAGATCGTCATCCCCGGCGCCCTGCCCGGCTTCTTCGTGGGCCTGCGGCTCGGGGTGACCGGCTCCTGGCTGAGCCTGGTGGTCCTGGAGCAGATCAACGCCACCAGCGGCCTCGGTTACATGATGTTCCAGGCCCAGAACTACGGCCAGTCGGACGTCATCCTCGTCGGCCTGCTGATCTACGGCGTGTTCGGTCTGGTCTCCGACAGCGCGGTCCGTCTCGTCGAACGGAGGGTGCTGTCATGGCGCCGCACACTCAGCAGTTGA
- a CDS encoding ribose-5-phosphate isomerase yields MRVYLGSDHAGFELKNHLVEWLKEAGHEPVDCGPHIFDAQDDYPPFCLRAAERAAADPEALGVVIGGSGNGEQIAANKVKGVRAALAWSEETASLGRQHNNANVVAVGARMHSREEATKFVETFVSTPFSEDPRHIRRIEMLTEYETTGELPPIPAHHPQQ; encoded by the coding sequence ATGCGCGTGTATCTCGGCTCCGACCATGCGGGCTTCGAACTCAAGAACCACCTCGTCGAGTGGCTCAAGGAGGCGGGTCATGAGCCCGTCGACTGCGGGCCGCACATCTTCGACGCCCAGGACGACTACCCGCCCTTCTGCCTCCGCGCCGCCGAGCGCGCGGCCGCCGACCCCGAGGCCCTCGGCGTCGTCATCGGCGGCTCCGGCAACGGCGAGCAGATCGCGGCGAACAAGGTGAAGGGCGTACGGGCGGCCCTCGCCTGGAGCGAGGAGACCGCGTCGCTCGGCCGGCAGCACAACAACGCGAACGTCGTCGCGGTCGGTGCGCGGATGCACTCGCGGGAGGAGGCGACGAAGTTCGTCGAGACGTTCGTGTCGACGCCGTTCTCCGAGGACCCGCGGCACATTCGTCGCATCGAGATGCTGACGGAGTACGAGACGACGGGGGAGCTGCCGCCGATCCCGGCGCACCATCCGCAGCAGTAG
- a CDS encoding ABC transporter ATP-binding protein: MAPHTQQLTTAPPTVQLRGLTRSFDGRTVLDDIDLDLPAGQFTALLGHSGSGKSTLLRAIAGLDHEVVGSGQLTAPERVSVVFQDSRLLPWRRVLDNVLLGTEGKEAAEKGREALAEVGLKGRERAWPNELSGGEAQRAALARSLVREPELLLADEPFGALDALTRIRMHVLLRELWERHRPSVLLVTHDVDEAIVLADRVLVLERGRIGLDLAIDPEVPRAEYRERLLAALGVTSDSR, from the coding sequence ATGGCGCCGCACACTCAGCAGTTGACCACCGCACCGCCCACCGTCCAACTCCGGGGTCTCACCCGGTCGTTCGACGGTCGTACGGTCCTCGACGACATCGACCTCGACCTGCCCGCCGGACAGTTCACCGCACTGCTCGGGCACAGCGGTTCCGGCAAGAGCACGCTGCTTCGGGCCATCGCGGGCCTGGACCACGAGGTCGTCGGGAGCGGTCAACTCACCGCCCCCGAACGGGTGTCGGTGGTCTTCCAGGACTCCCGGCTGCTGCCCTGGCGCCGGGTGCTCGACAACGTGCTGCTGGGGACGGAGGGCAAGGAAGCCGCCGAGAAGGGCCGCGAGGCCCTTGCCGAGGTGGGGTTGAAGGGCCGTGAGCGCGCCTGGCCCAACGAGTTGTCCGGCGGTGAGGCGCAGCGCGCCGCTCTCGCCCGGTCCCTGGTCCGTGAGCCCGAACTCCTGTTGGCCGATGAGCCGTTCGGGGCGTTGGACGCGCTGACCCGCATTCGGATGCACGTGTTGCTGCGCGAGCTGTGGGAGCGGCATCGGCCCTCGGTGTTGCTGGTCACGCATGACGTGGATGAGGCGATTGTGCTTGCGGACCGGGTGTTGGTGCTGGAACGGGGGCGGATCGGGCTGGACTTGGCCATCGACCCCGAGGTGCCGCGTGCGGAGTACCGGGAACGGTTGCTGGCGGCGCTCGGTGTGACGTCGGATTCCCGGTGA
- a CDS encoding biotin transporter BioY, translating to MSTAVATARPGLVLADLLPASRVRDLALVLGGAALTGLAAQIAVPVPGSPVPVTGQTFAALLVGTSLGAGRGFLSLALYALLGLAGVPWFAGGTHGGGASFGYIIGMLLASAAVGALARRGADRSVLRMAGTMLLGEAIIYAIGVPYLALSLDLSTSAAIAAGLTPFLLGDALKAALAMGATPTAWKFVNKQR from the coding sequence TTGAGTACCGCCGTCGCCACCGCCCGCCCGGGACTGGTCCTCGCCGACCTGCTGCCCGCCTCCCGCGTCCGGGACCTCGCCCTCGTGCTCGGCGGCGCCGCGCTCACCGGCCTCGCCGCGCAGATCGCCGTGCCCGTGCCGGGCTCCCCGGTCCCGGTCACCGGCCAGACCTTCGCCGCGCTGCTCGTCGGCACCTCCCTCGGTGCCGGCCGCGGCTTCCTCTCGCTCGCCCTGTACGCGCTGCTCGGCCTCGCCGGCGTCCCGTGGTTCGCCGGCGGCACCCACGGAGGCGGCGCCTCCTTCGGCTACATCATCGGCATGCTGCTCGCCTCCGCCGCCGTCGGCGCCCTGGCCCGCCGCGGCGCCGACCGCTCGGTGCTGCGCATGGCCGGCACGATGCTGCTGGGCGAGGCGATCATCTACGCGATCGGCGTCCCGTACCTGGCGCTGAGCCTCGACCTCTCGACGAGCGCCGCGATCGCCGCCGGCCTCACCCCCTTCCTGCTCGGCGACGCCCTGAAGGCGGCCCTGGCGATGGGCGCGACCCCGACGGCCTGGAAGTTCGTCAACAAGCAGCGCTGA
- a CDS encoding ABC transporter substrate-binding protein yields MPHSRAPGVDRRLFLTSALGAAAGIAGLSGCATSSAATAKSGAGLSAPLAQKVPSGTSLKISSYLNTQQLQFKLAKLPKLPFTVSSWLNIGAGPDVINAFRAKSLDLANNAGIPPIQAHYQGYDAKIVAINVTRKPNYLFATKPGSDIRTVADFKGKKLAFSQGQAQGVVLLRALKEAGLEYDEVKLVPLTSNQFFTALQSGQVDIAPLANSQAPAYLKQYEAKGARAVTTDVVDLLNLLWAPAAVLADPAKAAAIAAYIPQWAQGQVWQYENPDTWNEEFYVKTQNLTLAQAQSVTALANKPLFPPSWDEAVKWEQETADLLAEGGFVKEFKVDSLFDRRFESIAARAVPAEYRK; encoded by the coding sequence ATGCCTCATTCCCGTGCGCCCGGCGTCGACCGGCGGCTCTTCCTCACCTCGGCGCTCGGTGCCGCCGCGGGCATCGCCGGCCTCAGTGGCTGCGCCACGAGCAGTGCCGCGACCGCCAAGTCGGGGGCCGGTCTGTCCGCCCCGCTCGCCCAGAAGGTGCCGTCCGGCACGAGTCTGAAGATCTCCTCGTACCTCAACACCCAGCAACTCCAGTTCAAACTGGCGAAGTTGCCCAAGTTGCCGTTCACCGTGTCGAGTTGGCTGAACATCGGGGCCGGTCCCGATGTCATCAACGCGTTCCGCGCCAAGTCCCTGGACCTCGCCAACAACGCGGGCATCCCGCCGATCCAGGCGCACTACCAGGGCTACGACGCGAAGATCGTCGCGATCAATGTCACCCGCAAGCCCAACTACCTCTTCGCCACCAAGCCCGGCAGCGACATCCGCACCGTCGCCGACTTCAAGGGCAAGAAGCTGGCGTTCTCGCAGGGCCAGGCCCAAGGCGTCGTCCTGCTGCGGGCGTTGAAGGAAGCGGGCCTGGAGTACGACGAGGTGAAGCTGGTCCCGCTGACCAGCAACCAGTTCTTCACCGCCCTCCAGTCGGGCCAGGTCGACATCGCCCCGCTCGCCAACAGCCAGGCACCCGCGTACCTCAAGCAGTACGAGGCGAAGGGCGCCCGCGCCGTCACGACCGACGTCGTGGACCTGCTGAACCTGTTGTGGGCGCCGGCCGCCGTACTGGCCGACCCGGCGAAGGCCGCCGCGATCGCCGCGTACATCCCGCAGTGGGCGCAGGGGCAGGTCTGGCAGTACGAGAACCCGGACACCTGGAACGAGGAGTTCTACGTCAAGACGCAGAACCTGACTCTCGCGCAGGCCCAGTCGGTCACCGCGCTGGCCAACAAGCCGCTGTTCCCGCCGAGTTGGGACGAGGCCGTGAAGTGGGAGCAGGAGACCGCCGATCTGCTCGCGGAGGGCGGCTTCGTGAAGGAGTTCAAGGTGGACTCGCTCTTCGACCGGCGCTTCGAGTCCATCGCGGCGCGGGCCGTACCGGCGGAGTACCGGAAGTGA